Proteins from a genomic interval of Bombus affinis isolate iyBomAffi1 chromosome 18, iyBomAffi1.2, whole genome shotgun sequence:
- the LOC126926580 gene encoding uncharacterized protein LOC126926580 has translation MGDLPESRITESRPFTNIGVDYCGPFYVKERRDHNRRRVKVYVAIFICLATKAVHIELVSDLTTDAFLAALRRFISRRGHCAIILSDNGTNYVGANRELKEFHLLLQFDDHQEKVQTFLTDRQIQWSFHPPNSLHFGSLWEAAMKSFKRHLICAVGTELLTFEHLNTLVIEIEAMLNSRSLTPISTDPNDLPVLTPGHFLIDDTFTNIRERDLRTTQPSRLSSWQRIHQLKQEFWSRWYREYLNELTSRSKWYKGKHDIREGTIVILREDNVPSMHWPLGRVIKVHPGADGIIRTATVKTATSILDRGVKRLIPLPCQPEPEEPGKPRTEENADESSP, from the coding sequence ATGGGAGATCTGCCAGAATCACGTATCACCGAGTCGCGGCCCTTCACGAACATCGGGGTCGACTATTGCGGCCCGTTCTATGTCAAGGAGAGAAGGGATCACAATCGCCGAAGGGTAAAGGTGTACGTCGCCATATTCATATGCCTGGCTACCAAAGCCGTTCATATCGAATTAGTGAGCGATCTGACAACCGACGCATTCCTTGCCGCTCTCCGCCGGTTTATCTCTCGAAGAGGACATTGTGCGATAATCCTTTCGGACAACGGCACTAACTACGTCGGAGCCAACAGGGAGTTAAAGGAATTTCACCTCCTATTACAATTCGACGACCACCAAGAAAAAGTGCAAACCTTCCTCACCGACCGGCAGATACAATGGTCATTCCACCCTCCGAATTCACTACATTTTGGCAGTTTATGGGAAGCCGCGATGAAATCGTTTAAACGGCATCTTATTTGCGCCGTTGGCACGGAACTCTTGACCTTCGAGCATCTCAATACTCTGGTTATTGAGATCGAAGCGATGTTGAATTCCCGTTCACTTACTCCCATCTCTACAGATCCTAATGATCTCCCGGTCCTCACTCCCGGACATTTTTTGATAGACGACACATTTACAAACATTCGGGAACGAGATCTCAGGACAACCCAACCAAGCCGGTTATCTAGTTGGCAACGTATCCATCAGCTTAAGCAGGAATTTTGGAGTCGATGGTACCGAGAGTACCTCAACGAATTAACCAGCCGTAGCAAATGGTACAAGGGCAAACATGACATTCGTGAAGGCACCATCGTAATTCTCCGAGAAGATAACGTTCCATCTATGCATTGGCCCTTGGGCCGCGTCATTAAGGTCCACCCAGGAGCCGACGGAATTATACGGACAGCCACGGTGAAGACAGCGACGAGTATCCTGGATCGCGGCGTCAAACGGTTGATTCCACTGCCCTGCCAACCCGAACCGGAGGAACCCGGAAAACCACGAACAGAGGAGAACGCGGACGAAAGTTCCCCCTGA